In one Magallana gigas chromosome 9, xbMagGiga1.1, whole genome shotgun sequence genomic region, the following are encoded:
- the LOC105330650 gene encoding uncharacterized protein isoform X1, whose amino-acid sequence MDVPYQICIWFVVCLLRCNTTVSAESCLTFSRGVPHLESYNRETKVCCNNTLFNRIKDSDEELDCCGGVTYRTLDKICCQSNSLHERYVQSGKNQGKEQICCGTNIFQVDQIVGMSCCGNNYTKNDGCCNQTTPFNRTHSRCVRDKVVPLGHDYCNGTLFNRQTQKCCEDSTLWNISSYDRHFRCCGSEVYDKRTKQCCRGSGEKKIQPKNGQCCGTGLYDSSQELCCKTQVFPSDGRLHCCGKGTYDPSHQECCYGTNFSTAMQQGQQICCDGTVYTTNYNSKLHCCGNNVYYSTTQLCCENGSTIEKTLPDHTSCCNKNATSFFSCKKQEKKKSDFCGRQSYDKKSDLCCNNEIHRGAHKMGKRCCNPGTLAYDPRNQICCHGEVKGKAESCNSPSPSGLCSIWSQPKTQRIGFISSTADVCRKNGYILKIVNPIKVYNLSPQIHISYLDVTVKANIYNSTNVPSKTEQHILLIPSNCTNMDKLKKKSFLLLTDIVFHSSQNIVHLGDSDLIFPPRRNIVQIVKRRSKSCSSYIIRNIHKILRG is encoded by the exons ATGGACGTACCTTACCAAATCTGTATTTGGTTTGTTGTTTGTTTACTTCGATGCAATACTACAG taagtGCCGAAAGTTGCCTTACGTTTTCAAGAGGTGTTCCACACCTTGAATCTTACAATCGTGAGACCAAAGTTTGCTGCAACAACACCTTGTTTAATCGTATCAAAGACAGCGACGAGGAACTAGACTGTTGTggag GTGTAACATACAGAACTTTGGATAAGATTTGTTGCCAGTCGAATTCTTTACATGAAAGATATGTTCAAAGCGGAAAAAACCAAGGAAAAGAACAAATATGTTGTGGGACGAACATTTTTCAGGTGGATCAAATTGTTG GCATGTCATGCTGTGGGAACAACTATACAAAGAATGATGGTTGCTGCAACCAAACAACACCATTCAATAGGACCCATTCACGATGCGTTAGGGACAAGGTTGTTCCATTAGGACATGACTACTGTAATGGAACTCTGTTTAACAGACAGACACAAAAATGTTGTGAAGACTCCACTTTGTGGAATATTTCATCGTACGACCGGCACTTCCGATGCTGTGGATCGGAAGTGTATGATAAAAGGACTAAACAGTGCTGTAGGGGATCTGGTGAAAAGAAAATTCAGCCCAAAAATGGTCAATGTTGTGGAACAG GATTGTACGATTCCTCACAAGAACTGTGCTGCAAGACACAAGTGTTCCCCTCCGATGGACGACTTCATTGCTGTGGTAAAGGTACATACGACCCGTCTCACCAAGAGTGTTGTTATGGTACCAATTTCTCCACAGCAATGCAACAGGGGCAGCAAATCTGTTGTGAtg GTACTGTATACACAACaaattataattcaaaattacaTTGTTGTGGAAACAATGTGTACTACTCAACGACGCAGCTTTGCTGCGAAAATGGATCCACTATTGAAAAGACTTTACCCGATCACACTAGTTGTTGCAATAAAAATGCGACCtcctttttttcttgtaaaaagcaggaaaagaaaaaatccGATTTTTGTGGGAGGCAAAGCTACGACAAGAAATCAGACCTCTGCTGCAACAATGAAATTCATAGAGGGGCACATAAAATGGGAAAACGATGCTGTAATCCAGGGACGCTTGCCTACGATCCTAGAAACCAGATTTGTTGTCATGGTGAAGTAAAAGGAAAAGCAGAAAG TTGCAACAGTCCATCGCCCTCTGGTTTATGTTCGATATGGTCACAGCCCAAGACACAGAGAATAGGGTTCATAAGCAGCACAGCCGACGTGTGTAGaaaaaatg GTTACATATTAAAAATCGTAAACCCGATAAAAGTGTACAACTTAAGTCCGcaaattcatatttcatatttggatgTAACAGTGAAAGCAAACATCTATAACTCCACTAATGTTCCAAGTAAAACAGAACAACACATTTTGCTGATACCCAGTAACTGTACTAATATggacaaattaaaaaagaagtCATTCTTGCTCTTAACGGATATCGTTTTCCATTCttcacaaaatattgttcatctTGGAGATAGCGACCTCATTTTCCCACCAAGAAGAAATATAGTGCAAATAGTAAAAAGACGATCCAAAAGCTGTAGTAGTTACATTATTCGAAACATCCATAAGATTTTACGTGGATGA